The following proteins are encoded in a genomic region of Streptomyces gobiensis:
- a CDS encoding DJ-1/PfpI family protein, producing MQIAIVLYDGFTALDAVGPYDTLSRLPGAETVFVAERTGPVRNDSGTLALVADSTLEEVTRPDIVVVPGGPEENVRLAQEPLGEWLRTVDAHTTWTTSVCTGSLLLAGAGLLKGRRATSHWLTLEHLPGYGAEPTGERVVFDGKYVTAAGVSSGIDMGLALLGRIGGDEAAQTVQLLIEYDPQPPYDAGSPQKAPAAIVAWMRERSRNMAPGERSA from the coding sequence ATGCAGATCGCCATCGTGCTCTACGACGGTTTCACCGCGCTGGACGCCGTGGGCCCGTACGACACGCTCAGCCGGCTGCCCGGCGCCGAGACGGTCTTCGTCGCCGAGCGCACCGGACCAGTACGCAATGACAGCGGCACCCTGGCGCTGGTCGCCGACAGCACCCTGGAGGAAGTGACGCGCCCGGATATCGTGGTGGTGCCCGGCGGGCCGGAGGAGAACGTACGGCTGGCTCAGGAGCCGCTGGGGGAGTGGCTGCGCACGGTTGACGCGCACACCACGTGGACCACCTCCGTCTGCACCGGCTCGCTGCTGCTCGCCGGAGCCGGACTGCTCAAGGGTCGCCGGGCCACCTCGCACTGGCTCACCCTGGAGCACCTTCCCGGCTACGGGGCCGAACCGACCGGCGAGCGGGTCGTCTTCGACGGCAAGTACGTCACCGCGGCCGGGGTCTCCTCGGGTATCGATATGGGTCTGGCGCTGCTGGGCCGGATCGGCGGCGATGAGGCCGCGCAGACCGTCCAGCTGCTGATCGAGTACGACCCGCAGCCCCCGTATGACGCGGGTTCCCCGCAGAAGGCGCCAGCCGCCATCGTGGCGTGGATGCGGGAGCGGAGCCGTAACATGGCGCCCGGGGAGCGCTCAGCCTGA
- a CDS encoding MalY/PatB family protein, translated as MNASVIGPLGSLAAELDELDPCELRASPGLKKWRQMTAGVLPAWLAEMDFPVAEPVREGLRRYLAHGALGYPYWPDGSPLREAFALRMATRYGWHPEPGHVREFATVTQGVHLALHLATEPGDAVAVHTPLYGPFREGLARLNRRLVPIPLLDTPEGWSIDPERLARDVAATGCRALVLVNPHNPTGRVFTRAELALLAELAERHDLLVIADEIHADLTYAPHRHIPFASLSPETEARTVTLTSATKAFNLAGIRCAVGHLGPDRLRAAVDEQPVELYGAANVLGVQASVLAWTQGDTWLSAVREHLDANRRRLAEFLGDRLPQIGHHPPEGSYLAWLDCRSLGWGDDPAARFRERGGIELSTGPGFNPGGDGFARFNFATSKRLLGQLLDRLVHSTALDARIGDPTC; from the coding sequence ATGAACGCAAGCGTTATCGGCCCGCTTGGCTCGCTCGCCGCGGAGTTAGACGAGCTGGATCCATGTGAACTCCGTGCCAGTCCCGGCCTGAAGAAGTGGCGGCAGATGACCGCCGGTGTGCTGCCCGCGTGGCTGGCCGAGATGGACTTCCCGGTGGCGGAGCCGGTGCGCGAAGGGCTGCGGCGGTACCTCGCCCATGGGGCCCTGGGCTATCCGTACTGGCCTGACGGCAGTCCCCTTCGGGAGGCGTTCGCCCTGCGGATGGCCACCCGATACGGCTGGCACCCGGAGCCCGGCCACGTCAGGGAGTTCGCCACCGTCACCCAGGGCGTCCACCTCGCCCTGCACCTGGCCACCGAGCCTGGTGACGCGGTGGCGGTGCACACGCCGCTGTACGGCCCCTTCCGCGAGGGCCTCGCCCGGCTGAACCGCCGGCTGGTCCCCATCCCCCTGCTCGACACCCCGGAGGGATGGTCCATCGACCCCGAGCGGCTGGCCCGGGATGTGGCGGCCACCGGGTGCCGGGCGCTGGTGCTGGTCAATCCGCACAATCCCACCGGGCGGGTGTTCACCCGCGCTGAACTCGCCCTGCTCGCCGAATTAGCCGAGCGCCACGATCTGCTGGTCATCGCCGACGAGATCCATGCCGATCTGACCTACGCTCCGCACCGCCACATACCGTTCGCCTCGCTCAGCCCGGAGACCGAGGCACGAACCGTCACCCTTACCTCGGCGACCAAGGCCTTCAACCTCGCCGGTATCCGCTGCGCGGTCGGCCACCTGGGGCCGGACCGGCTGCGCGCAGCGGTGGACGAACAGCCCGTTGAGCTGTACGGCGCCGCAAACGTACTCGGTGTCCAGGCCTCGGTGCTGGCATGGACCCAGGGCGACACCTGGCTCTCAGCCGTACGGGAACACCTGGACGCCAACCGCCGAAGGCTCGCCGAGTTTCTGGGGGACCGGCTGCCGCAGATCGGCCATCACCCGCCCGAAGGCTCCTATCTCGCCTGGCTGGACTGCCGTTCACTGGGCTGGGGCGACGATCCGGCGGCCCGGTTCCGGGAGCGCGGCGGTATCGAGCTCAGCACCGGACCCGGTTTCAATCCAGGCGGAGACGGATTCGCGCGGTTCAACTTCGCCACCTCCAAGCGGCTGCTGGGCCAGCTCCTCGATCGCCTGGTACACAGCACCGCCCTCGATGCCCGGATCGGAGACCCCACATGTTGA
- a CDS encoding metal-dependent hydrolase family protein, with amino-acid sequence MLITVGQLLHGPVGERTTDGAVLVQEGKIAAVGARAAVAAQAPPSVTRLDFPGATLLPGLIDGHVHLSLDAGPEPVTTLLASDETSLLEAMAKRAAQLLDSGVTTVRDLGDRAASAVQLRRSIAAGRLPGPRILAAVAPLTPPGGHCWFFGGEVEGEREIRDMVQRNAAAGADVIKVMASGGHITEGGAAMWESQFSTGLLAATVAEARQCGLPVAAHAHSTESIAAATAAGVNTIEHCLWLDGADGVDRRPDVARTMADQGISVCGTLCGHDWRTKLEKEGEAATRSFYSRLSWLDELGVSLITGTDAGIPQAAFDDYVSMLELYAWLGFPAERVIELATVGSARALGLSGATGRLLPGLDADLVVVDGDPRTDLAALRTVRLVMTRGEPRTVHGPRERA; translated from the coding sequence ATGTTGATCACGGTCGGCCAGTTGCTTCACGGTCCCGTCGGCGAACGCACCACCGACGGCGCGGTGCTGGTCCAGGAGGGGAAGATCGCCGCGGTCGGCGCACGTGCCGCGGTGGCGGCCCAGGCGCCGCCGTCCGTGACCCGGCTTGACTTCCCCGGCGCGACGCTGCTGCCCGGCCTGATCGACGGCCATGTGCATCTGAGCCTGGACGCCGGACCCGAACCGGTCACCACACTGCTGGCCAGCGACGAGACCTCGCTGCTGGAGGCCATGGCCAAGCGGGCGGCACAGTTGCTGGACAGCGGCGTGACCACCGTCCGGGACCTGGGAGACCGGGCTGCCTCGGCCGTACAACTGCGCCGGTCCATCGCTGCGGGGCGGCTGCCGGGGCCGCGGATCCTCGCCGCGGTGGCCCCGCTGACTCCGCCGGGCGGCCACTGCTGGTTCTTCGGCGGCGAGGTCGAAGGCGAGCGTGAGATACGGGACATGGTCCAGCGCAATGCCGCCGCGGGGGCCGATGTGATCAAGGTGATGGCGAGCGGCGGGCACATCACCGAGGGCGGTGCGGCCATGTGGGAGTCCCAGTTCTCCACCGGACTGCTCGCCGCCACCGTGGCGGAGGCCCGCCAGTGCGGTCTGCCGGTCGCGGCCCACGCGCACAGTACGGAGTCCATAGCCGCCGCCACGGCCGCCGGGGTGAACACCATCGAACACTGCCTGTGGCTGGACGGCGCCGACGGCGTGGACCGCCGCCCCGACGTGGCCAGGACCATGGCCGACCAGGGGATCTCGGTCTGCGGAACGCTGTGCGGCCACGACTGGCGTACCAAGCTGGAGAAGGAAGGGGAGGCCGCCACCCGGTCCTTCTACTCCCGGCTCAGCTGGCTCGACGAGCTCGGGGTCTCCCTGATCACCGGTACGGACGCGGGGATTCCGCAGGCGGCTTTCGATGACTACGTCAGCATGCTGGAGCTCTACGCCTGGCTTGGCTTCCCTGCTGAGCGCGTCATCGAACTCGCCACCGTCGGCTCGGCACGCGCGCTGGGCCTCTCCGGCGCTACGGGGCGGCTCCTGCCGGGGCTCGACGCCGACCTGGTGGTGGTCGACGGCGACCCCCGTACCGACCTGGCGGCGCTGCGCACCGTACGGCTCGTCATGACCAGAGGCGAGCCGCGCACCGTACACGGCCCCAGAGAACGGGCCTGA